A single region of the Oleispira antarctica RB-8 genome encodes:
- the sodB gene encoding Superoxide dismutase produces MAFELPALPYAQDALEPHISAETLSFHYGKHHNTYVVKLNGLIGGTADENKSLEEIVKTSTGPVFNNAAQIWNHTFYWNSMSPNGGGEPTGAIAEAINASFGSFEAMKEKLNDKAVNNFGSSWTWLVQLADGSLDIVNTSNAGTPITEEGITPLITVDLWEHAYYIDYRNVRPDYLKGFWALVNWEFANANLA; encoded by the coding sequence GAATTACCAGCATTGCCTTATGCACAAGATGCATTAGAGCCACATATTTCTGCAGAAACATTGTCATTTCACTATGGCAAGCACCACAATACTTACGTAGTTAAGTTAAATGGTCTTATCGGCGGAACTGCTGATGAAAACAAATCTTTAGAAGAAATCGTTAAGACTTCTACCGGTCCTGTTTTCAATAACGCAGCACAAATCTGGAACCATACGTTCTACTGGAACAGCATGAGCCCTAACGGCGGCGGCGAACCAACGGGCGCTATCGCTGAAGCGATCAATGCTTCTTTCGGTTCTTTCGAAGCGATGAAAGAAAAATTGAACGACAAAGCGGTTAACAACTTCGGTTCTAGCTGGACTTGGTTGGTTCAACTAGCTGACGGTTCTTTAGACATCGTTAATACATCTAACGCTGGCACGCCAATCACAGAAGAAGGTATTACTCCGCTGATCACTGTTGATTTGTGGGAACACGCTTATTACATTGATTACCGCAATGTACGTCCTGATTACCTTAAAGGTTTCTGGGCATTGGTTAACTGGGAATTCGCTAACGCTAACCTAGCGTAA